A single window of Pyrus communis chromosome 10, drPyrComm1.1, whole genome shotgun sequence DNA harbors:
- the LOC137748300 gene encoding uncharacterized protein, whose product MTTSCLAVSLLLLLLSLLLSQAQGIRLEKGFISVRQQNNNIHKEENTVVKRSNIAAADLAGERSNIASSGSTRKLISATSPSSATTTSTSKNEKNGREKRGGPEPKGENIKSTTPHGGKNGNVRAKSPVISKQQVAAAAHQHYPDLADMTEMDYSPARRKPPIHN is encoded by the exons ATGACTACTTCATGTCTAGCAgtatctcttcttcttcttcttttgtccCTCCTCCTTTCTCAGGCTCAAG GGATTCGTTTGGAGAAAGGATTCATCTCAGTTAGACAGCAGAACAATAATATCCAC AAAGAGGAAAATACTGTGGTGAAAAGAAGTAATATTGCAGCAGCTGATCTTGCAGGAGAGCGTAGTAATATTGCATCATCAG GAAGCACTAGAAAACTAATCTCAGCCACATCCCCCTCTAGTGCTACCACTACCAGCACTTCAAAG AATGAGAAGAATGGAAGGGAAAAGAGAGGTGGTCCCGAACCGAAAGGGGAAAACATTAAAAGTACTACACCACATGGTGGAAAAAATGGGAATGTCAGAGCAAAATCACCAGTTATTTCTAAGCAGCAGGTGGCTGCTGCAGCTCACCAACACTATCCGGACCTAGCAGACATGACGGAAATGGACTATTCTCCGGCAAGGAGAAAACCTCCGATACACAACTGA
- the LOC137746864 gene encoding uncharacterized protein, translated as MAHKGQCIERFRACFFIESGFAASIDKWIQFAMEKRVEILELEFLSETIACLGEAVEFLLSNCPVLERLSLSFTGDLVSLRVVDFHFKNVPMLVEVSISKFGVLAEFLRGVFSRLSCQLFHIEIPKLDIRGAVYHQNYKFPVLSNLKHLELLVDADYCFSLVHLASFMNAAPNLQKLVLGLGFGSNVEMAKIEKAALIPHHNLKIVEMTGYCGHKCHVKHVKYWMKNNVALEKIVINHVRFWCWPTGIESNALRENEEENVRDNAIQYLKEKVPSTVELYACNSN; from the exons ATGGCG CATAAAGGACAATGCATTGAGCGATTCAGGGCTTGCTTTTTTATAGAAAGCGGATTTGCAGCTTCCATTGATAAATGGATTCAATTTGCAATGGAAAAGAGGGTTGAAATACTTGAGTTGGAATTTCTGTCAGAAACAATTGCTTGCTTAG GAGAAGCTGTTGAGTTCTTATTGTCCAACTGTCCAGTTCTTGAACGATTATCACTGAGTTTCACCGGAGATTTAGTTAGTCTAAGAGTTGTTG ATTTTCATTTCAAGAACGTGCCGATGCTGGTTGAGGTATCCATTTCTAAGTTTGGCGTTCTTGCTGAATTTTTAAGGGGTGTCTTCAGCCGACTCTCATGCCAACTGTTTCATATAGAGATTCCGAAGCTGGATATCAGAGGAGCG GTTTACCATCAGAATTATAAATTTCCAGTGCTATCAAATCTGAAGCATTTGGAATTATTAGTTGATGCCGACTATTGTTTTTCCCTTGTTCACTTGGCTTCTTTCATGAACGCAGCTCCTAACTTGCAGAAACTTGTTTTGGGG TTGGGTTTTGGATCCAATGTGGAGATGGCAAAAATAGAGAAAGCTGCCCTGATCCCCCATCACAACCTCAAGATAGTAGAAATGACGGGGTATTGTGGTCATAAATGTCATGTTAAGCATGTCAAGTACTGGATGAAGAACAATGTTGCACTGGAGAAGATCGTTATTAATCATGTCCGGTTTTGGTGTTGGCCTACGGGAATTGAGAGCAATGCCCTACGGGAGAATGAGGAAGAGAATGTGAGAGATAATGCTATTCAATATCTCAAGGAAAAAGTGCCTTCTACCGTAGAATTGTATGCCTGTAATAGTAACTAG